One window from the genome of Rhodopseudomonas sp. P2A-2r encodes:
- a CDS encoding adenylate kinase codes for MRLILLGPPGAGKGTQALRLVERHHIVQLSTGDMLRAAVKAETEIGLKAKDIMAAGGLVPDEVVIGIISDRIEQPDAANGFILDGFPRTVPQAEALDSLLKSKGLKLDAAVELRVNESALLQRVEARVAEMTARGEVVRVDDTPEVLAKRLASYRTSTEPLVHYYSEKRKLVTIDGMMPIEEVTQEINRVLAAMMASDKPVKKTTKKSARKSARKVSAVKAESAPKAAKKTVKKTAKKAAKKASKPAAKVAKTAKKATKPAKTSKKSTAKAAKTSSARTKAKSAGPAARKVTKKAAKTAKKSAKKRSKR; via the coding sequence ATGAGGTTGATTCTTCTCGGGCCGCCGGGGGCGGGCAAGGGAACGCAGGCACTTCGACTCGTAGAGCGTCACCACATCGTTCAACTCTCCACCGGCGACATGTTGCGTGCCGCCGTCAAGGCCGAGACCGAGATCGGCCTCAAGGCCAAGGACATCATGGCCGCCGGCGGCCTGGTGCCTGATGAGGTTGTGATCGGCATCATTTCCGACCGCATCGAACAGCCCGACGCCGCCAACGGTTTCATCCTCGACGGCTTTCCGCGCACCGTGCCGCAGGCAGAGGCGCTCGACAGCCTGCTGAAGTCCAAGGGCCTCAAGCTCGACGCCGCGGTCGAACTGCGTGTCAACGAAAGCGCGCTGCTGCAGCGGGTCGAGGCGCGAGTCGCCGAAATGACCGCGCGCGGCGAAGTGGTTCGCGTCGACGATACGCCGGAAGTGCTGGCCAAGCGGCTGGCAAGCTACCGCACCTCGACCGAGCCGCTGGTCCATTACTATTCGGAGAAGCGCAAGCTGGTCACCATCGACGGCATGATGCCGATCGAGGAGGTGACGCAGGAAATCAACCGGGTGCTCGCCGCCATGATGGCAAGCGACAAGCCGGTGAAGAAGACGACCAAGAAGTCGGCGCGCAAGTCCGCCAGGAAGGTATCCGCCGTGAAGGCCGAATCGGCCCCCAAGGCAGCCAAGAAAACCGTCAAGAAAACTGCCAAAAAGGCGGCCAAGAAGGCCTCGAAGCCGGCGGCCAAGGTCGCCAAAACGGCCAAGAAGGCTACGAAGCCGGCCAAGACGAGCAAGAAATCGACCGCCAAGGCGGCGAAAACGAGTTCCGCCAGGACCAAGGCCAAGTCGGCCGGCCCGGCGGCCCGGAAAGTGACCAAGAAAGCGGCAAAAACCGCCAAGAAGTCCGCGAAAAAGCGCAGCAAGCGCTAG
- a CDS encoding DNA-directed RNA polymerase subunit alpha, with the protein MGETVTIQKNWQELIRPNKLVVTPGSDPTRFATLVAEPLERGFGQTLGNALRRILLSSLQGAAVQSVHIDGVLHEFSSIAGVREDVTDIVLNVKDIAIKMLGEGPKRMVVKKQGPGAVTAGDIQTVGDVTVLNPDLQICTLDEGAEIRMEFTVASGKGYVAAEHNRPEDAPIGLIPVDSLYSPVRKVSYKVENTREGQILDYDKLTMTIETNGGITPDDAVAYAARILQDQLNVFVNFEEPRKEVAQEIIPDLAFNPAFLKKVDELELSVRSANCLKNDNIVYIGDLVQKSEAEMLRTPNFGRKSLNEIKEVLAQMGLHLGMEVPGWPPENIDELAKRFEDHY; encoded by the coding sequence ATGGGTGAAACAGTGACGATCCAGAAAAATTGGCAAGAACTGATCCGACCCAACAAGCTTGTGGTCACCCCCGGCAGCGACCCGACCCGTTTCGCGACCCTGGTTGCTGAGCCCCTCGAGCGCGGCTTCGGCCAGACGCTGGGCAACGCCCTGCGTCGCATCCTGCTGTCCTCGCTGCAGGGCGCAGCCGTGCAGTCGGTGCACATCGACGGCGTGCTGCATGAATTCTCGTCGATCGCGGGTGTCCGCGAGGACGTCACCGACATCGTGCTGAACGTCAAGGACATCGCGATCAAGATGCTCGGCGAAGGCCCGAAGCGCATGGTCGTGAAGAAGCAGGGCCCGGGCGCCGTCACCGCCGGCGACATCCAGACCGTGGGCGACGTTACCGTGCTGAACCCCGATCTGCAGATCTGCACCCTCGACGAGGGCGCCGAGATCCGCATGGAGTTCACCGTCGCTTCCGGCAAGGGCTACGTCGCCGCCGAGCACAACCGTCCGGAAGACGCGCCGATCGGCCTGATCCCGGTCGACAGCCTGTATTCTCCGGTGCGCAAGGTGTCGTACAAGGTCGAGAACACCCGCGAGGGCCAGATCCTCGATTACGACAAGCTGACCATGACCATCGAGACCAATGGCGGGATCACGCCGGATGACGCCGTGGCCTATGCCGCGCGCATCCTGCAGGACCAGCTCAACGTGTTCGTGAACTTCGAAGAGCCCCGCAAGGAAGTCGCGCAGGAGATCATTCCGGATCTCGCCTTCAACCCGGCGTTCCTCAAGAAGGTCGACGAGCTCGAACTGTCGGTTCGTTCGGCAAACTGCCTGAAGAACGACAACATCGTCTACATCGGCGATCTCGTGCAGAAGTCGGAAGCCGAAATGCTCCGCACCCCGAACTTCGGTCGCAAGTCGCTGAACGAAATCAAGGAAGTGCTGGCACAGATGGGTCTGCACCTCGGCATGGAAGTGCCCGGCTGGCCGCCGGAAAACATCGACGAGCTGGCCAAGCGTTTCGAAGACCACTACTAG
- the secY gene encoding preprotein translocase subunit SecY — MVSAAEQLAANLNFSALGKADELKKRIWFTLGALLVYRFGTYIPLPGIDPSAWEQVFKSQAGGILGMFNMFAGGGINRMAIFALNIMPYISASIIIQLLTTVSPQLEALKKEGESGRKTLNQYTRYLTVILAAFQSYGIAVGLQGAGNVVSEPGMFFLISTSVTLTGGTMFLMWLGEQITSRGIGNGISLIILSGIVAELPSALANMLELGRQGALSTGLILVVIVMAVVVIAFIVFMERAQRRLLIQYPKRQVGNKMFEGQSSHLPLKLNTSGVIPPIFASSLLLLPATVANFNAGKGPEWFQWITTQLGHGRPLFLVMYIALIVFFAFFYTAIVFNPTETADNLKKHGGFIPGIRPGERTAEYIDYVLSRITVLGAAYLAVVCLIPEILISYASVPFYFGGTSLLIVVSVTMDTVAQVQGYLLAHQYEGLIRKSKLRGRRK; from the coding sequence ATGGTCTCTGCAGCAGAACAACTCGCAGCAAACCTCAACTTTTCGGCCCTCGGCAAGGCCGATGAACTGAAGAAGCGGATCTGGTTCACACTGGGTGCGCTTCTTGTTTATCGGTTTGGCACCTACATCCCGCTGCCGGGCATCGATCCGTCTGCCTGGGAGCAGGTGTTCAAGTCGCAGGCGGGCGGCATTCTCGGCATGTTCAACATGTTCGCCGGCGGCGGTATCAACCGCATGGCGATATTCGCGCTGAACATCATGCCGTATATCTCGGCGTCGATCATCATTCAGCTGCTGACCACCGTGTCGCCGCAGCTCGAAGCCCTCAAGAAAGAGGGCGAATCCGGCCGCAAGACCCTCAACCAGTACACCCGCTACCTGACCGTCATCCTGGCCGCGTTCCAGTCCTACGGCATCGCCGTCGGCCTGCAGGGCGCCGGCAACGTGGTCAGTGAGCCCGGGATGTTCTTCCTGATCTCGACCTCGGTGACGCTCACCGGCGGCACCATGTTCCTGATGTGGCTGGGCGAACAGATCACCTCGCGCGGCATCGGCAACGGCATTTCGCTGATCATCCTGTCGGGCATCGTCGCCGAACTGCCGTCGGCGCTGGCCAACATGCTCGAGCTCGGGCGCCAGGGTGCGCTGTCGACCGGCCTGATCCTGGTCGTGATCGTCATGGCCGTCGTCGTCATCGCCTTCATCGTGTTCATGGAGCGGGCCCAGCGTCGGCTGCTGATCCAGTATCCGAAGCGCCAGGTCGGCAACAAGATGTTCGAGGGCCAGTCCTCGCATCTGCCGCTGAAGCTCAACACCTCGGGCGTGATCCCGCCGATCTTCGCGTCGTCGCTGCTGCTACTGCCTGCCACGGTTGCCAACTTCAACGCCGGCAAGGGGCCGGAGTGGTTTCAGTGGATCACGACCCAGCTCGGCCATGGCCGTCCGCTGTTCCTGGTCATGTACATCGCGCTGATCGTGTTCTTCGCGTTCTTCTATACGGCGATCGTGTTCAATCCGACCGAGACCGCCGACAACCTGAAGAAGCACGGCGGCTTCATTCCGGGCATCCGTCCGGGCGAGCGCACCGCCGAATACATCGACTACGTGCTGTCGCGCATCACCGTGCTGGGTGCGGCCTATCTGGCGGTCGTCTGTCTGATTCCCGAGATCCTGATCTCCTACGCCTCGGTGCCGTTCTACTTCGGCGGCACGTCGCTGCTGATCGTGGTCAGCGTGACCATGGATACCGTGGCGCAGGTGCAGGGCTATCTGCTGGCTCACCAGTACGAAGGACTGATCCGTAAATCCAAGCTGAGGGGCCGCCGCAAATGA
- the rpmD gene encoding 50S ribosomal protein L30 gives MAKAVKMIKVEQIGSAIRRHHSQRETLIGMKLNKIGRVTELQDTPSVRGMIAKVQHLVRVVEDK, from the coding sequence ATGGCCAAGGCCGTAAAGATGATCAAGGTCGAGCAGATCGGCAGCGCAATCCGCCGCCATCATTCGCAGCGCGAGACCTTGATCGGCATGAAGCTCAATAAGATCGGTCGCGTCACCGAACTGCAGGACACTCCTTCGGTTCGCGGCATGATCGCCAAGGTTCAGCACCTCGTCCGCGTGGTCGAGGATAAGTAA
- the rpsM gene encoding 30S ribosomal protein S13 yields MARIAGVNIPTNKRALIALQYIHGIGQKHAADILEKVKIPSDRRVNQLSDAEVLQIREVIDRDYMVEGDLRRETGMNIKRLMDLGCYRGLRHRRGLPVRGQRTHTNARTRKGPAKSIAGKKK; encoded by the coding sequence TTGGCCCGTATCGCCGGTGTGAACATCCCGACCAACAAGCGCGCTCTGATTGCGCTGCAGTACATTCATGGCATCGGCCAGAAGCACGCGGCCGATATCCTCGAGAAGGTGAAGATCCCTTCGGATCGCCGCGTCAATCAACTCAGCGACGCTGAAGTTCTGCAGATCCGTGAAGTGATCGACCGCGACTATATGGTTGAGGGCGATCTTCGTCGCGAGACCGGCATGAACATCAAGCGTTTGATGGACCTCGGCTGCTATCGCGGCCTGCGTCATCGTCGCGGTCTGCCGGTTCGTGGCCAGCGCACGCATACCAATGCGCGTACCCGCAAGGGTCCGGCCAAGTCGATCGCCGGTAAGAAGAAGTAA
- the rpsE gene encoding 30S ribosomal protein S5 has translation MAGERERGGGHRGGREERDSEFVDKLVHINRVAKVVKGGKRFGFAALVVIGDQKGRVGFGHGKAREVPEAIRKATESAKRNLTRVALREGRTLHHDIAGRHGAGRVYLRAAPAGTGIIAGGPMRAVFESLGVQDVVAKSIGSSNPYNMVRATFDALKHQDSPRSVAARRNIKVSTLQSRRVGGDAEVVAE, from the coding sequence ATGGCAGGTGAACGCGAGCGCGGTGGCGGCCACAGGGGCGGCCGGGAAGAGCGCGATAGTGAATTCGTCGACAAGCTGGTCCACATCAACCGTGTGGCGAAGGTCGTCAAGGGCGGCAAGCGCTTCGGTTTCGCCGCGCTGGTCGTGATCGGCGATCAGAAGGGCAGGGTCGGTTTCGGTCACGGCAAGGCACGTGAAGTTCCCGAAGCCATCCGCAAGGCCACCGAGTCGGCCAAGCGCAACCTGACGCGCGTCGCTCTGCGCGAGGGTCGCACTTTGCACCACGATATCGCTGGTCGCCACGGTGCGGGCCGCGTCTATCTGCGTGCAGCGCCCGCCGGTACCGGCATCATCGCCGGCGGCCCGATGCGCGCCGTGTTCGAAAGCCTCGGCGTCCAGGACGTCGTCGCCAAGTCGATCGGTTCGTCGAATCCCTACAACATGGTTCGCGCCACCTTCGACGCGCTGAAGCATCAGGATTCGCCGCGCTCGGTTGCCGCTCGCCGCAACATCAAGGTGTCCACCCTGCAGTCGCGCCGCGTCGGCGGTGACGCTGAAGTGGTCGCTGAGTAA
- the rplQ gene encoding 50S ribosomal protein L17, translated as MRHGKVHRKLNRTAEHRKAMFANMCASLIKHEQIVTTLPKAKELRPIVEKLVTLGKKGGLHMRRQAISEMKDQDQVRKLFDVIAKRYADRQGGYTRIIKAGFRYGDNAPMAVIEFVDRDEDAKGLDSGPTQEKKSEAA; from the coding sequence ATGCGTCACGGTAAGGTTCATCGTAAGCTCAACCGCACTGCTGAACATCGCAAGGCGATGTTCGCCAACATGTGCGCGTCGCTGATCAAGCACGAGCAGATCGTCACCACGCTGCCGAAGGCCAAGGAGCTCCGCCCGATCGTGGAGAAGCTGGTCACCCTCGGCAAGAAGGGCGGCCTGCACATGCGCCGCCAGGCGATCAGCGAAATGAAGGATCAGGATCAGGTCCGCAAGCTGTTCGACGTGATCGCCAAGCGCTACGCCGACCGCCAGGGCGGCTACACCCGCATCATCAAGGCAGGCTTCCGCTACGGCGACAACGCGCCGATGGCCGTCATCGAGTTCGTCGATCGCGACGAGGATGCCAAGGGCCTCGATTCCGGTCCGACCCAGGAAAAGAAGTCGGAAGCGGCGTAA
- a CDS encoding OprO/OprP family phosphate-selective porin: MKITRKAAAAAAGVLGVLAACPARAETAGADTEIALLKQQLKLMEQKLDKLQKQTTANTAAAAHANAKATTAEAKADVKVSVANANAAYTKGPIAPPSGVVVTMPNNRPTICSADQQNCVAITSRLHFDAGGYDYHPNSAATSPQRLDNGINTRRARIGLVGKFFGDWNYSLVYDFGGSSDGFGGAAAGSLPGGGVSGVENAYLSYTGFKPFGGKLAIEGGIMDVPYTLDEATSSNDILFMERASAGIIATNIAAGDFRSAFGARWYNDSFWIGAYATGPSSGAIHSASSVTPNGATEQFGTVVRAAGQVLSGKDYSFHLGGDAQFLIEPSHNLVTGAKTLTLSDRPELRLDPTSLVSTGAIAGVSGAQVYSAEAAGTYGSLYFQGEYFWYNIDRTAFAALPSLKFDGGYVQASYVLTGESHAYNAATASYSGIKPANPFSATGGGWGAWEIAGRVSTVNLNDQLATANGIAGGRQTVYTAALNWYVNGNIRFMFDYLHGDVARQISAVNAGDAGSKLDAFAMRTQVAF, translated from the coding sequence ATGAAAATCACGAGGAAGGCGGCCGCCGCTGCGGCTGGAGTTCTGGGCGTTCTCGCAGCATGTCCGGCGCGCGCCGAAACCGCCGGCGCCGACACGGAGATCGCGCTGCTGAAGCAGCAGCTCAAGCTGATGGAACAGAAGCTCGACAAGTTGCAGAAGCAGACGACGGCCAACACGGCGGCCGCCGCGCATGCCAACGCCAAGGCCACGACCGCCGAAGCAAAGGCCGACGTCAAGGTCAGCGTCGCCAATGCCAATGCGGCCTACACCAAGGGGCCGATCGCACCGCCGTCCGGCGTTGTCGTCACCATGCCAAACAATCGCCCGACGATCTGCAGCGCCGATCAGCAGAACTGCGTCGCCATCACCAGCCGCCTGCATTTCGACGCCGGCGGCTACGACTATCATCCGAATTCAGCAGCGACCTCGCCGCAACGGCTGGACAACGGCATCAACACCCGACGTGCCCGCATCGGCCTTGTCGGAAAATTCTTCGGCGACTGGAACTACTCTCTGGTCTATGACTTCGGCGGCAGCTCGGACGGCTTCGGCGGTGCGGCGGCAGGCTCGCTGCCGGGCGGCGGCGTCTCCGGCGTCGAGAACGCCTATCTCAGCTATACCGGCTTCAAACCCTTCGGCGGCAAACTCGCCATCGAAGGCGGTATCATGGATGTGCCATACACCCTCGACGAGGCCACCAGTTCCAACGATATCCTGTTCATGGAACGCGCTTCCGCGGGGATCATCGCCACCAACATCGCCGCCGGAGATTTCCGCTCGGCGTTCGGCGCCCGCTGGTACAATGATTCATTCTGGATCGGCGCCTACGCGACCGGACCATCCTCGGGCGCCATCCATTCGGCGTCGAGCGTGACGCCGAACGGCGCTACCGAGCAGTTCGGCACCGTCGTACGCGCCGCCGGCCAGGTACTCAGCGGCAAGGACTACTCGTTCCATCTTGGCGGCGACGCACAGTTCCTGATCGAGCCTTCGCACAATCTGGTCACCGGAGCGAAGACGCTCACGCTGAGCGATCGGCCCGAGCTTCGTCTCGACCCGACCTCGCTGGTTTCGACCGGAGCGATCGCAGGGGTTTCCGGCGCACAAGTCTATAGCGCTGAAGCGGCGGGCACCTACGGGTCGCTGTATTTCCAGGGCGAGTACTTCTGGTACAACATCGACCGCACCGCTTTTGCGGCGCTGCCGAGCCTGAAATTCGACGGCGGCTATGTCCAGGCGAGCTACGTGCTGACCGGTGAAAGCCACGCCTACAACGCGGCCACGGCCTCCTATAGCGGCATCAAGCCGGCAAACCCGTTCTCGGCGACCGGCGGCGGCTGGGGCGCCTGGGAAATCGCCGGACGCGTGAGCACCGTCAACCTCAACGACCAACTCGCGACCGCCAACGGCATCGCCGGCGGACGACAGACGGTCTACACCGCCGCGCTCAACTGGTACGTCAACGGCAACATCCGCTTCATGTTCGACTACCTGCATGGCGATGTCGCCAGGCAGATCAGCGCGGTCAATGCCGGCGATGCCGGGTCGAAGCTCGACGCCTTCGCGATGCGGACCCAGGTCGCGTTCTGA
- a CDS encoding SDR family NAD(P)-dependent oxidoreductase, which produces MKIDLSGKTALVTGSTSGIGHAIARGLAATGAEVVVNGRTQPKVDAAVAEIVKAVPGAKVKGVAADVSTAAGCAKLVAALPDVDILINNAGIFEPKGFFDIPDEDWTLFFEVNVMSGVRLSRAYMQGMLKRNWGRIVFISSESGLNIPKEMIHYGMSKTAQLAISRGLAELTRGTAVTVNSVLPGPTMSEGVETFVKDLARQNGESLDEAAANFVKQNRPTSLIQRFASVEEIANMVVYVSSKEASVTNGAALRAEGGIVQTIA; this is translated from the coding sequence ATGAAGATCGATCTTTCCGGAAAAACGGCTCTGGTCACCGGCTCGACCTCCGGCATCGGCCACGCCATCGCCAGGGGGCTGGCGGCGACCGGCGCCGAGGTCGTCGTCAACGGCCGCACCCAGCCGAAGGTTGACGCCGCGGTCGCGGAGATCGTCAAGGCCGTGCCGGGCGCCAAGGTGAAGGGTGTCGCGGCCGACGTCTCCACCGCCGCCGGCTGCGCAAAGCTGGTCGCAGCATTGCCTGACGTCGACATCCTCATCAACAACGCCGGCATCTTCGAGCCGAAGGGCTTTTTCGACATTCCGGACGAGGACTGGACCCTCTTCTTCGAAGTCAATGTGATGTCGGGCGTGCGGCTGTCGCGCGCCTACATGCAGGGCATGCTGAAGCGCAACTGGGGCCGCATCGTTTTCATCTCGTCGGAGTCCGGGCTCAACATCCCCAAGGAGATGATCCATTACGGCATGTCGAAGACGGCGCAGCTGGCGATCTCGCGCGGTCTCGCCGAACTGACGCGCGGCACGGCGGTGACCGTCAATTCGGTGCTGCCGGGGCCGACCATGTCGGAAGGCGTCGAGACCTTCGTCAAGGATCTCGCCAGGCAAAACGGCGAGTCCTTGGACGAGGCTGCGGCCAACTTCGTCAAGCAGAACCGGCCGACCTCGCTGATCCAGCGCTTCGCCAGCGTCGAGGAGATCGCCAACATGGTGGTCTATGTCAGCTCGAAGGAAGCGTCAGTGACCAATGGCGCGGCGCTGCGCGCCGAAGGCGGCATCGTGCAGACAATTGCCTGA
- a CDS encoding zinc-binding alcohol dehydrogenase family protein, which yields MKAVGYKTSLPIDQADSLVDFEAAKPEPAGRDIRVAVKAVSVNPVDTKVRMRAAPRDGEPNKILGYDAAGIVDAVGPDVTLFKAGDEVFYAGSILRQGTNAEFHLVDERIVGLKPKTLSFAQAAALPLTSITAWELLFDRLGALPGRSVDPRTLLIVGGAGGVGSILIQLARRLTGLTVLATASRPETVKWCRELGAHAVIDHSKPMKDQIAALKLPEVALIASLTGTQDHFPALADILAPQGKIGVIDDPASVNFSLLKGKAGSLHWESMFTRSSFQTADMIGQHRLLSDVADMIDKSVLRTTLEQTFGTINAANLKRAHALIESGKSVGKIVLEGW from the coding sequence ATGAAGGCCGTCGGTTACAAGACATCCCTGCCCATCGATCAGGCGGACTCGCTGGTCGATTTCGAAGCTGCAAAACCGGAGCCGGCCGGCCGCGACATCCGCGTCGCCGTGAAGGCGGTCTCGGTCAATCCGGTGGACACCAAGGTGCGCATGCGCGCCGCGCCGCGCGACGGCGAGCCCAACAAGATCCTCGGCTATGACGCCGCCGGCATTGTCGATGCGGTCGGCCCCGACGTCACCCTGTTCAAGGCCGGCGACGAGGTGTTCTACGCCGGCTCGATCCTGCGCCAGGGCACCAATGCCGAGTTCCACCTGGTGGATGAGCGCATCGTCGGCCTGAAGCCGAAGACGCTGTCCTTTGCCCAGGCCGCGGCCCTGCCGCTCACCTCGATCACCGCCTGGGAACTGCTGTTCGACCGGCTCGGCGCCCTGCCCGGCCGCAGCGTCGACCCGCGCACCCTGCTGATCGTCGGCGGCGCCGGCGGCGTCGGCTCGATCCTGATCCAGCTGGCGCGGCGGCTCACCGGGCTCACGGTGCTGGCAACCGCGTCGCGGCCGGAGACGGTGAAGTGGTGCCGCGAGCTCGGCGCCCATGCCGTGATCGACCACAGCAAGCCGATGAAGGACCAGATCGCGGCGCTAAAGCTCCCGGAGGTGGCGTTGATCGCCAGCCTCACCGGCACCCAGGATCACTTTCCGGCGCTCGCCGACATCCTGGCGCCGCAGGGCAAGATCGGCGTGATCGACGATCCCGCCTCGGTCAACTTCTCGCTGCTGAAGGGCAAGGCCGGATCGCTGCACTGGGAATCCATGTTCACCCGCTCATCGTTCCAGACCGCGGACATGATCGGCCAGCATAGACTGCTCAGCGACGTCGCCGACATGATCGACAAAAGCGTGCTGCGCACCACGCTCGAGCAGACCTTCGGCACCATCAATGCCGCCAACCTCAAGCGTGCGCACGCGCTGATCGAGTCCGGCAAGTCGGTCGGCAAGATCGTGCTGGAAGGCTGGTAG
- a CDS encoding acyltransferase family protein: MNKRSGNFDLMRLVASFMVLWSHQFALTGFPEQAIPWAATWGGFGVLIFFAISGYLNAQSLFRSQSVAVFLTSRAFRIFPALVVCVAFCIVLGACVTTREWPAYLLPEGGLFARNAPLSFLWRNSTLLFGLDYELPGVFDANIYPRAVNGSLWTLPHEVKLYLAMAIIAVCCRFKPMVFAVVMIAGVAALMLFGLARPLAPLLDGKYLATFAVIFASGAGLALLERRIGLVPALATMALLLLGFAIGDSGSAGFLVAVVIGCVVLNRVPLPSWLMPRADISYGVYLYAFPVQQLVSNWSGSFWIRLGMVVVIVTILAILSARYVEQPALRLRKRLGRSDNSGLPSRGPAH; this comes from the coding sequence ATGAACAAGCGGTCTGGAAATTTCGATCTGATGCGCCTGGTCGCTTCGTTCATGGTGCTGTGGTCGCACCAGTTCGCGCTGACCGGTTTTCCGGAGCAGGCGATTCCATGGGCCGCCACCTGGGGCGGATTCGGCGTCCTGATTTTCTTCGCCATCAGCGGCTATCTGAATGCGCAGAGCTTGTTCAGGTCGCAGTCGGTCGCCGTCTTTCTGACCAGCCGCGCGTTCCGCATCTTTCCGGCGCTGGTCGTCTGCGTCGCGTTCTGCATCGTTCTCGGCGCCTGCGTCACCACGCGGGAGTGGCCAGCCTATCTGCTGCCGGAAGGCGGCCTGTTCGCGCGCAACGCACCGCTATCGTTCCTGTGGCGAAATTCAACGCTGTTGTTCGGGCTCGACTACGAGCTTCCCGGCGTGTTCGACGCCAACATCTATCCGAGGGCCGTCAACGGCTCGCTCTGGACCCTGCCGCACGAGGTGAAGCTATACCTCGCAATGGCCATCATTGCGGTCTGTTGCCGGTTCAAGCCGATGGTCTTTGCCGTTGTCATGATTGCCGGCGTTGCGGCGCTGATGCTGTTCGGCCTGGCGCGGCCGCTCGCACCGCTGCTCGACGGGAAATATCTTGCCACCTTCGCGGTCATCTTTGCCTCCGGCGCCGGCCTTGCGCTGCTCGAGCGACGGATCGGATTGGTCCCGGCATTGGCGACGATGGCATTGCTGTTGCTGGGGTTCGCGATTGGCGACAGTGGCAGTGCGGGATTTCTTGTCGCAGTCGTCATCGGCTGCGTGGTGCTGAACCGGGTGCCGCTGCCGTCCTGGCTGATGCCCAGGGCGGACATTTCCTACGGCGTCTACCTGTACGCGTTTCCGGTCCAGCAACTGGTGTCGAACTGGTCCGGAAGTTTCTGGATCCGGCTCGGCATGGTCGTCGTGATCGTGACCATCCTGGCCATCCTTTCTGCGCGATATGTCGAGCAGCCTGCGTTGCGGTTGCGTAAGAGGCTCGGGCGATCTGACAATTCAGGCCTTCCGTCGCGCGGTCCGGCTCACTAG